In Cystobacter fuscus DSM 2262, one DNA window encodes the following:
- a CDS encoding dihydroneopterin aldolase, which translates to MSAEAFHPPQVMDDRGRPLDIIALRGLTVDCIVGIYNRERVAAQPLRLDVALFLDTRSAGASGRLGDTVHYGRLAGELRFLLEACRFELLESAAEAVCHYLLVPPREDSPRTRLEAASVRITKPQALGGLVVPSLQVHRAAREMVYAEREASFGRVEVLHEGTGYGVYRLRVKPGGVLSMPAHPEGEESELVLGSGLLAQGQPVARGTAFHWPRGMAHRYDNPTGSEQTVLCVARPRLMLPAGPATELPVEGLQPVPGHAYYPRDEQAASGRDAPGPG; encoded by the coding sequence GTGAGCGCGGAAGCCTTTCATCCCCCCCAGGTGATGGACGACCGGGGCCGGCCGCTGGACATCATCGCGCTGCGGGGCCTCACGGTGGACTGCATCGTGGGCATCTACAACCGCGAGCGCGTGGCGGCCCAGCCGCTGCGGCTCGACGTGGCGCTCTTCCTGGACACGCGCTCGGCCGGGGCCAGCGGAAGGCTCGGGGACACGGTGCACTACGGGCGGCTCGCCGGAGAGCTGCGCTTCCTGCTGGAGGCCTGCCGCTTCGAGTTGCTGGAGTCCGCGGCGGAGGCGGTGTGCCACTACCTCCTCGTGCCTCCCCGCGAGGACTCGCCCCGCACGCGCCTGGAGGCCGCCTCCGTGCGCATCACCAAGCCCCAGGCGCTCGGTGGCCTGGTGGTGCCCTCGCTCCAGGTGCACCGCGCGGCGCGGGAGATGGTCTACGCGGAGCGGGAAGCGTCGTTCGGGCGCGTGGAGGTGCTGCACGAGGGCACCGGCTATGGCGTCTATCGTCTGCGCGTGAAGCCCGGCGGTGTCCTCTCCATGCCCGCGCATCCAGAGGGAGAGGAGAGCGAGCTGGTGCTGGGCTCCGGGCTGTTGGCGCAGGGCCAGCCGGTGGCGCGTGGCACGGCCTTCCATTGGCCGCGGGGCATGGCGCACCGCTATGACAACCCCACGGGCAGCGAGCAGACGGTGCTGTGCGTGGCCCGGCCCCGCCTGATGCTGCCGGCCGGGCCGGCGACGGAGTTGCCCGTGGAGGGCCTCCAGCCCGTGCCCGGGCACGCGTACTACCCGCGCGACGAGCAGGCGGCTTCCGGGCGGGATGCGCCGGGTCCCGGATGA